One window from the genome of Nicotiana sylvestris chromosome 9, ASM39365v2, whole genome shotgun sequence encodes:
- the LOC138877224 gene encoding uncharacterized protein: MRERRYDDPHLLVLEDKVLHGDARDVTIGNNGVLRMQGRIFVPHVDGLRELILEEAHSSRYSIHLGAAKMYQDLRQYYWWRWMKKDIVGIVAQFLTRYHGDPSHVLDFSSVQLDKDLSYVKEPVTILDRQVRKLRSKNIASVKVQ; this comes from the exons aTGAGGGAGCGAcgatatgatgaccctcatttgcttgtcctcgaggacaaggttctgcacggtgatgccagagatgtaactattggtaataatggggtattgaggatgcaaggtagGATTTTTGTACCccatgttgatgggcttcgagagttgattctagaagaggctcatagttcgcggtattccattcatctgggtgctgcgaagatgtatcaggatttgaggcagtactactggtggaggtggatgaagaaggatatagttggaatTGTAGCTCAGTTCTTAact aggtatcacggtgatccgtcacatgtgttggatttcagttcagtccagttggacaaggatctatcctatgttaaGGAGCCAGTGACAATATTGGATAGACAGGTTAggaagctaaggtcaaagaacattgcatcagtaaaggttcagtag